The following are encoded together in the Lysobacter silvisoli genome:
- a CDS encoding methyltransferase domain-containing protein, whose protein sequence is MQPLSYTALERVKVPRPRDRLSQIEAHAHGKRVFDLGALDETAYGAKQDKGLWLHSRLCAVAREVIGIDNSALVPQGGLATRPNGRIVQADIFALGDSVARYGQPDLIVAGELIEHLPDTLGFLRSLKACPELQGVEFVFSTPNACSWHNIAIGLAGRESTHPDHLQIYSYKTLRTLFDRAGIELHSLSPYGARFDEMIERSGAAGRLAVRGFQAGVNLLEWATPMLSAGWVGVARI, encoded by the coding sequence ATGCAGCCACTGAGCTATACCGCGCTGGAACGCGTGAAGGTGCCCAGGCCCCGCGACCGCCTGAGCCAGATCGAAGCGCATGCGCACGGCAAGCGCGTCTTCGATCTGGGCGCGCTGGACGAAACCGCCTACGGCGCCAAGCAGGACAAGGGCCTGTGGCTGCATTCGCGCCTGTGCGCGGTCGCGCGCGAGGTGATCGGCATCGACAACTCGGCCTTGGTGCCGCAAGGGGGTTTGGCCACGCGCCCCAATGGCCGGATCGTCCAGGCCGACATCTTCGCCCTGGGCGACAGCGTGGCGCGCTACGGCCAGCCGGACCTGATCGTGGCGGGCGAGCTGATCGAACACCTGCCCGATACCCTGGGCTTCCTGCGCAGCCTGAAAGCCTGCCCGGAACTGCAAGGGGTGGAGTTCGTGTTCTCGACCCCCAATGCCTGCAGCTGGCACAACATCGCCATCGGCCTGGCCGGGCGCGAGTCCACCCACCCCGACCATCTGCAGATCTATTCCTATAAGACACTGCGGACCTTGTTCGACCGCGCCGGTATCGAGCTGCATTCGCTGTCGCCCTATGGCGCGCGTTTCGACGAAATGATCGAGCGCAGCGGCGCGGCAGGTCGGCTGGCGGTGCGCGGATTCCAGGCGGGCGTCAACCTGCTGGAATGGGCGACGCCGATGCTGAGCGCCGGATGGGTCGGCGTGGCGCGGATTTGA
- a CDS encoding class I SAM-dependent methyltransferase codes for MRIGPVLRACMPARLERAAANAYRAIFVDLDRVADALAGALPADASVLDIGGGDGELLNRLFARRPDLRVTMVDVAASVGRFLRPDAAERVTRIPATTIQDHLSGLSRKYDAAIVVDVMHHVALDQREDFLRAVMDALRPSAPLLIKDVEPGHYRATLGYLADKYISGDRGVVLVASAQLAELLRRVSPDTDATEIGLLARDRPNYLMRVSVP; via the coding sequence ATGAGGATCGGTCCTGTGCTGCGGGCCTGCATGCCGGCGCGGCTTGAGCGCGCGGCGGCCAATGCCTACCGCGCGATCTTCGTAGACCTGGACCGAGTGGCCGACGCGCTGGCCGGCGCCTTGCCGGCGGACGCGAGCGTGCTGGACATCGGCGGCGGCGACGGCGAACTGCTGAATAGGTTGTTCGCGCGCCGGCCCGACCTGCGCGTGACCATGGTGGACGTGGCGGCCAGCGTGGGTCGGTTTCTACGGCCGGACGCCGCCGAGCGCGTAACCAGGATTCCGGCGACCACGATTCAGGATCATCTGTCGGGCTTGTCGCGCAAGTACGACGCGGCGATCGTGGTCGACGTCATGCATCACGTCGCCTTGGACCAGCGCGAGGATTTCCTGCGTGCGGTCATGGACGCGCTGCGTCCGAGCGCGCCCTTGCTGATCAAGGACGTTGAGCCGGGTCACTACCGCGCCACCCTGGGCTACCTGGCCGACAAGTACATCAGCGGCGATCGCGGCGTGGTGCTGGTGGCGTCGGCGCAGTTGGCCGAACTGCTGCGCCGCGTATCGCCCGATACGGACGCGACCGAAATCGGTTTGCTGGCCCGCGACCGCCCCAACTACCTGATGCGCGTCAGCGTCCCCTGA
- a CDS encoding glycosyltransferase family 2 protein, which translates to MQPYADPVASIGLTPQAQAEPPRIAVVVPCYRVREHILGVIEDVPAMVWRIYVVDDACPDRSGQYVEEHCRDPRVQVIYNEVNRGVGGAVMAGYARAAADGADVVVKMDGDGQMEGAALPQLVGPILRGDADYTKGNRFYDLAQIGRMPKLRIFGNAMLSFMTKISSGYWDLFDPTNGYTAIHAKLVAKLPLRKISPRYFFETDMLFRLNIVRAVVVDVPMDARYGAETSNLRISKILFDFLFKHLRNTCKRVFYNYFLRDLSLASIELAFGALFVTVGFAMGLGFWIESFRSGVPTSAGSVMLAALQIIVGIQLLLGFLAYDISAVPKRAVHPLLRDE; encoded by the coding sequence ATGCAGCCCTACGCCGACCCCGTCGCTTCCATCGGCCTCACGCCGCAGGCGCAAGCCGAGCCGCCGCGCATCGCCGTGGTGGTGCCCTGCTATCGCGTGCGCGAGCACATCCTGGGCGTGATCGAGGACGTGCCGGCGATGGTCTGGCGCATCTACGTGGTGGACGACGCCTGCCCGGACCGCTCGGGGCAGTACGTGGAAGAGCACTGCCGCGATCCGCGCGTGCAGGTGATCTACAACGAGGTCAACCGCGGCGTGGGCGGCGCGGTCATGGCCGGCTACGCGCGCGCGGCCGCCGACGGCGCCGACGTGGTGGTGAAGATGGACGGCGACGGCCAGATGGAAGGCGCGGCGCTGCCGCAGCTGGTCGGCCCGATCCTGCGCGGCGACGCCGACTACACCAAGGGCAACCGCTTCTACGACCTGGCCCAGATCGGCCGCATGCCCAAGCTGCGCATCTTCGGCAACGCCATGCTGTCGTTCATGACCAAGATCTCGTCCGGCTACTGGGACCTGTTCGATCCCACCAACGGCTACACCGCGATCCACGCCAAGCTGGTGGCCAAGCTGCCGCTGCGCAAGATCAGCCCGCGCTATTTCTTCGAGACCGACATGCTGTTCCGGCTCAACATCGTGCGCGCGGTGGTGGTGGACGTGCCGATGGACGCGCGCTACGGCGCCGAGACCAGCAACCTGCGCATCTCCAAGATCCTGTTCGATTTCCTGTTCAAGCACCTGCGCAACACCTGCAAGCGCGTGTTCTACAACTACTTCCTGCGCGACCTGTCGCTGGCGTCGATCGAGTTGGCCTTCGGTGCCCTGTTCGTCACCGTCGGTTTCGCGATGGGGTTGGGTTTCTGGATCGAGTCGTTCCGCAGCGGCGTGCCGACCAGCGCCGGCAGCGTCATGCTGGCGGCTTTGCAGATCATCGTCGGTATCCAATTGCTGCTGGGGTTCCTGGCTTACGACATTTCCGCGGTGCCCAAACGGGCCGTACACCCCCTGTTGCGCGACGAATGA
- a CDS encoding glycosyltransferase family A protein — protein sequence MSEPLHSFVVPAYGRSPHLRACLESLRAQTQASRLHIASSTPYDGLSELAREFGADLAVHGPNGGIGRDWNQALAQAATPWVTVAHQDDIYLPDFTRRTLAAAQARPDAALLFTGYAELLGDSEVTRAGTAMLRIKRLLLELAFLGREAIAAPGAKLRALRFGCPIPCPSVTLARGAAAPRFREDLRVNLDWDAWVRRAREPGAFVYIREQLMLHRIHPGSETSAGVREGVRAAEDQMMFDSLWPRPIARVLARAYRLSYAGAA from the coding sequence GTGTCGGAACCGCTGCATTCCTTCGTCGTCCCCGCCTACGGCCGCTCGCCGCACTTGCGCGCTTGCCTGGAGTCGCTGCGCGCGCAGACGCAGGCCTCGCGTTTGCACATCGCCAGTTCCACGCCCTACGACGGCCTGTCCGAACTGGCGCGCGAGTTCGGCGCCGACCTGGCGGTGCACGGCCCCAACGGCGGCATCGGCCGCGACTGGAACCAGGCCCTGGCCCAGGCCGCCACGCCCTGGGTCACCGTCGCCCACCAGGACGATATCTATCTGCCCGATTTCACCCGCCGCACCTTGGCGGCGGCGCAGGCGCGGCCGGATGCTGCGCTGCTGTTCACCGGCTATGCCGAGCTGCTGGGCGACAGCGAGGTCACCCGCGCCGGCACCGCGATGCTGCGGATCAAGCGCCTGCTGCTGGAGCTGGCGTTCCTGGGGCGCGAGGCGATCGCGGCGCCCGGGGCCAAGCTGCGTGCGCTGCGTTTCGGCTGTCCGATCCCTTGCCCGTCAGTGACCCTGGCGCGCGGCGCCGCGGCGCCGCGCTTCCGCGAGGATCTGCGCGTGAACCTGGATTGGGACGCCTGGGTGCGGCGCGCGCGGGAGCCGGGCGCGTTCGTGTACATTCGCGAGCAGCTGATGCTGCACCGTATCCATCCCGGCAGCGAGACCAGCGCAGGCGTGCGCGAGGGCGTGCGCGCGGCGGAGGACCAGATGATGTTCGATTCCCTGTGGCCGCGGCCGATCGCGCGCGTGCTGGCGCGCGCCTACCGCCTGTCCTACGCCGGCGCCGCCTGA
- a CDS encoding EamA family transporter: MILFVSCSTIGSQLLIKRALLQLAARSPDLKGLDWLMSAMLSPGVLAAIAVQGMGFTIWVVVVSRVKLGMAFAISGATMYILMATAGWLVYGERLTPTQWVGVALVSAGVLLLASVGQSS, encoded by the coding sequence ATGATTCTGTTCGTGAGCTGCTCGACCATCGGCAGCCAGTTGTTGATCAAGCGCGCCTTGCTGCAGCTGGCCGCGCGCAGTCCCGATTTGAAAGGCCTGGACTGGCTGATGTCTGCGATGCTGTCGCCGGGCGTATTGGCTGCGATCGCCGTCCAGGGCATGGGCTTCACCATCTGGGTCGTCGTGGTCAGTCGGGTCAAGCTCGGCATGGCCTTCGCCATTTCCGGCGCCACCATGTACATCCTGATGGCCACCGCGGGTTGGCTGGTCTACGGCGAGCGGCTGACCCCGACGCAGTGGGTCGGCGTGGCCTTGGTGTCGGCCGGGGTGCTGTTGCTGGCGTCGGTAGGGCAGAGTTCCTGA
- a CDS encoding pilin, with protein MKNNQQGFTLIELMIVIAILGILIAIALPAYQDYSIRTKNSECLNVAAAAKLAVSETAQDRGSLGVVTQANTGYNFTASDYCNSVAIANGGTITAVTRSTGGPATTFTLAPSTASNSGRIDWTCSATGMANQSQLPGECRAP; from the coding sequence ATGAAGAACAACCAGCAAGGCTTCACCCTGATCGAACTGATGATCGTGATCGCGATCCTCGGCATCCTGATCGCCATCGCTCTGCCGGCCTACCAGGACTACTCGATCCGCACCAAGAACTCCGAATGCCTGAACGTCGCCGCGGCCGCCAAGCTGGCCGTGTCCGAAACCGCTCAGGACCGTGGTTCGCTGGGCGTCGTGACCCAGGCCAACACCGGCTACAACTTCACCGCCAGCGACTACTGCAACTCGGTCGCCATCGCCAACGGCGGCACCATCACCGCCGTGACCCGCAGCACCGGCGGCCCGGCCACCACCTTCACCCTGGCCCCCAGCACCGCCAGCAACAGCGGCCGCATCGACTGGACCTGCTCGGCCACCGGTATGGCCAACCAGTCGCAGCTGCCGGGCGAGTGCCGCGCCCCGTAA
- a CDS encoding pilin — MNRQNGFTLIELMIVIAILGILIAIALPAYQDYSIRTKNAECLNVAAAAKLAVGETAHSAEGLSLITTTNTGFTFTGSDYCQSIQVQNGGSVRMVTRSTGGPVTTFTLLPSSGSNTGRIEWTCSATGQANESQLPAECRTP, encoded by the coding sequence ATGAACAGACAAAACGGTTTTACCCTGATCGAACTGATGATCGTCATTGCGATCCTCGGCATCCTGATCGCCATTGCCCTGCCGGCCTATCAGGACTACTCGATCCGCACCAAGAACGCCGAGTGCCTCAACGTCGCGGCCGCCGCCAAGCTCGCCGTCGGCGAAACCGCACATTCGGCCGAAGGCTTGTCGCTGATCACCACCACCAACACCGGCTTCACGTTCACCGGCAGCGATTACTGCCAGTCGATCCAGGTCCAGAACGGCGGCTCGGTGCGTATGGTGACCCGCAGCACCGGCGGCCCGGTGACTACGTTTACCCTGCTGCCCAGCAGTGGCTCGAACACGGGCCGGATCGAGTGGACTTGCAGCGCTACCGGACAGGCGAACGAGTCGCAGCTTCCGGCCGAGTGCAGGACCCCGTAA
- the pilB gene encoding type IV-A pilus assembly ATPase PilB has protein sequence MSSVATANLVGITGIARRLVLDGALEESAAREAMTGATSERKPIATYLAEKRLVSASQLAAANSIEFGVPIFDASALDASQSAVKLVNEELIRKHNVLPLFKRGNKLFVGLSDPTNTRALDEIKFQTNLVIEAILVDDDTIRRSLDQWLESADALGDGVTEEGLETLDVGGGDDDLTAAGDSGVDAKGDDTPVVKFVNKVLVDAIRRGASDIHFEPYETEYRVRLRIDGILKQVAKVPVKLTPRIAARLKVMAQLDIAEKRVPQDGRIKLNLSKTKQIDFRVSTLPTLFGEKIVLRILDGSAAKLGIDKLGYEEDQKDLFVGAVVKPYGMVLVTGPTGSGKTVSLYTALNILNDDMRNISTVEDPVEIRVPGINQVQMNVKRGMTFAAALRSFLRQDPDVIMVGEIRDLETAEIAIKAAQTGHMVLSTLHTNDAPQTIARLMNMGVAPYNITSSVTLVIAQRLARRLHDCKREVHLPEHALLAEGFSHDEIVGGLKVYEAGGCPDCTEGYKGRTGIYQVMPMTEEIQAIVLEGGNAIQIAAAAQRSGIRDLRQSALMKVRNGVTSLSEINRVTKD, from the coding sequence ATGTCTAGCGTCGCGACCGCCAACTTGGTGGGAATCACCGGCATTGCCCGGCGCTTGGTGCTGGATGGTGCCCTGGAGGAATCCGCGGCCCGCGAGGCCATGACCGGCGCCACCAGCGAACGCAAGCCGATCGCGACCTACCTGGCGGAAAAGCGCCTGGTCAGCGCCAGCCAGCTGGCGGCCGCCAACTCCATCGAGTTCGGCGTGCCGATCTTCGACGCCAGCGCGCTGGACGCCTCGCAGTCGGCGGTGAAGCTGGTCAACGAGGAACTGATCCGCAAGCACAACGTGCTGCCGCTGTTCAAACGCGGCAACAAGCTGTTCGTGGGCCTGTCCGATCCGACCAACACCCGCGCCCTGGACGAGATCAAGTTCCAGACCAACCTGGTGATCGAGGCCATCCTGGTCGACGACGACACCATCCGGCGCAGCCTGGACCAGTGGCTGGAGTCGGCCGACGCGTTGGGCGACGGCGTCACCGAAGAAGGCCTGGAAACCCTGGACGTCGGCGGCGGCGACGACGACCTCACGGCCGCCGGCGACAGCGGCGTGGACGCCAAGGGCGACGATACCCCGGTGGTGAAGTTCGTCAACAAGGTGCTGGTGGACGCGATCCGCCGCGGCGCCTCGGACATCCACTTCGAGCCCTACGAAACCGAATACCGCGTGCGCCTGCGCATCGACGGCATCCTCAAGCAGGTCGCCAAGGTGCCGGTCAAGCTGACTCCGCGCATCGCCGCGCGCCTGAAGGTCATGGCGCAGCTGGACATCGCCGAGAAGCGCGTGCCGCAGGACGGCCGCATCAAGCTCAACCTGTCCAAGACCAAGCAGATCGACTTCCGCGTCAGCACTCTGCCGACCCTGTTCGGCGAGAAGATCGTGCTGCGTATCCTCGACGGCAGCGCCGCCAAGCTGGGCATCGACAAGCTCGGCTACGAGGAAGACCAGAAAGACCTGTTCGTCGGCGCCGTGGTCAAGCCCTACGGCATGGTCCTGGTGACCGGCCCGACCGGCTCGGGCAAGACGGTGTCGCTGTACACCGCGCTGAACATCCTCAACGACGACATGCGCAACATCTCCACCGTCGAGGACCCGGTCGAAATCCGCGTGCCGGGCATCAACCAGGTGCAGATGAACGTCAAGCGCGGCATGACCTTCGCCGCCGCGCTGCGCAGCTTCCTGCGCCAGGACCCGGACGTGATCATGGTCGGCGAAATCCGCGACCTCGAGACCGCCGAGATCGCGATCAAGGCCGCCCAGACCGGCCACATGGTGCTGTCCACCCTGCACACCAACGACGCGCCGCAGACCATCGCGCGCCTGATGAACATGGGCGTGGCGCCGTACAACATCACCTCCTCGGTGACCCTGGTCATCGCCCAGCGTCTGGCCCGCCGCCTGCACGACTGCAAGCGCGAGGTCCACCTGCCCGAGCACGCGCTGCTGGCCGAGGGCTTCAGCCACGACGAGATCGTCGGCGGCCTGAAGGTCTACGAGGCCGGCGGCTGCCCGGACTGCACCGAAGGCTACAAGGGCCGTACCGGCATCTACCAGGTCATGCCCATGACCGAAGAGATCCAGGCGATCGTGCTGGAAGGCGGCAACGCCATACAGATCGCCGCCGCCGCGCAGCGTTCCGGCATCCGCGACCTGCGCCAGTCGGCGCTGATGAAGGTGCGCAACGGCGTCACCAGCCTTTCCGAAATCAACCGCGTTACCAAGGACTAA
- a CDS encoding type II secretion system F family protein — translation MSATRSATKQAPARRPNPLELFVWEGKDKRGVVMKGEQAAKNANMLRAELRRQGITPGTVKPKGKPLFGGAGKRITPRDIAIFSRQIATMMKSGVPIVTSLEIMAGGQKNQKMKNLINTIRSDLESGSSMHEALSKHPVQFDELYRNLVKAGESAGVLETVLDTVASYKENIESLKGKIKKALFYPATVIAVAILVSAILLIFVVPQFQKTFESFGAELPAFTLMIIAASDFMIKWWWLVLFLVVGTIIGFIMAKNRSPAFAHFLDRMMLKIPVVGQILHNSAIARFSRTLAVTFKAGVPLVEALDTVAGATGNVVYEQAVRRIRDDVAVGYQLNMSMKQVNLFPHMVIQMTAIGEEAGALDTMLFKVAEFYEEEVNNAVDALSSLLEPLIMVVLGVVVGSMVIGMYLPIFKLAATI, via the coding sequence ATGTCCGCGACCCGCTCCGCGACCAAGCAGGCCCCCGCCCGCCGCCCCAACCCGCTCGAACTCTTCGTCTGGGAGGGCAAGGACAAGCGCGGCGTCGTCATGAAGGGCGAGCAGGCGGCCAAGAACGCCAACATGCTGCGCGCCGAGCTGCGCCGCCAGGGCATCACCCCCGGCACGGTCAAGCCCAAGGGCAAGCCGCTGTTCGGCGGCGCCGGCAAGCGCATCACCCCGCGCGACATCGCCATCTTCAGCCGCCAGATCGCGACCATGATGAAGTCCGGCGTGCCGATCGTGACCTCGCTGGAGATCATGGCCGGCGGCCAGAAGAATCAGAAGATGAAGAATCTGATCAACACGATCCGCTCCGACCTGGAAAGCGGCTCGTCCATGCACGAGGCGCTGAGCAAGCACCCGGTGCAGTTCGACGAGCTCTACCGCAACCTGGTCAAGGCCGGCGAATCGGCCGGTGTGCTGGAAACGGTGCTGGACACCGTGGCCAGCTACAAGGAAAACATCGAAAGCCTGAAGGGCAAGATCAAGAAGGCGCTGTTCTATCCCGCCACGGTCATAGCGGTGGCGATCCTGGTCTCGGCGATCTTGTTGATCTTCGTGGTGCCGCAGTTCCAGAAAACGTTCGAAAGCTTCGGCGCCGAACTCCCCGCCTTCACGCTGATGATCATCGCGGCCAGCGATTTCATGATCAAATGGTGGTGGCTGGTACTGTTCCTGGTGGTGGGCACGATCATAGGCTTCATCATGGCCAAGAACCGCTCGCCGGCCTTCGCCCATTTCCTCGACCGGATGATGCTGAAGATTCCGGTGGTCGGCCAGATCCTGCACAACTCGGCCATCGCCCGCTTCTCGCGCACCCTGGCGGTGACCTTCAAGGCCGGCGTACCGCTGGTGGAGGCGCTGGACACGGTGGCCGGCGCCACCGGCAACGTGGTCTACGAGCAGGCCGTGCGCCGCATCCGCGACGACGTGGCCGTGGGCTACCAGCTCAACATGTCGATGAAGCAGGTCAACCTGTTCCCGCACATGGTCATCCAGATGACCGCGATCGGCGAAGAGGCCGGCGCGCTGGACACCATGCTGTTCAAGGTGGCCGAGTTCTACGAGGAAGAGGTCAACAATGCCGTCGACGCGCTGTCCAGCCTGCTCGAACCGCTGATCATGGTGGTGCTGGGCGTGGTGGTGGGCAGCATGGTCATCGGCATGTACCTGCCGATCTTCAAGCTGGCCGCGACGATCTGA
- a CDS encoding prepilin peptidase: protein MAFLDQNPGLGYPLAAGLGLLVGSFLNVVILRLPKRLEWQWKRDAREILELPEIYDPPPPGIVVERSHCPHCKHQLSWYENIPVFSYLFLRGRCRSCKTPISPQYPLVELITMLAVLACVWRFGFGWQGFGAIVFSTFLIALSGIDFRTKLLPDQLTLPLMWLGLVASSDNLYFPTKPALLGAMAGYLSLWSVWWVFKQLTGKEGMGHGDFKLLAAIGAWVGLKGILPTVLLSSLVGAILGSIWLAARGKDRATTIPFGPYLAIAGWIVFFWGELILGAYTQYAGLR from the coding sequence ATGGCATTCCTGGATCAGAACCCCGGCCTCGGGTATCCCCTCGCGGCCGGCCTCGGGCTGTTGGTCGGCAGTTTCCTCAACGTGGTCATCCTGCGCCTGCCCAAGCGGCTGGAATGGCAGTGGAAGCGCGATGCGCGCGAGATCCTGGAGCTGCCGGAAATCTACGACCCGCCGCCGCCGGGCATCGTGGTCGAGCGCTCGCACTGCCCGCACTGCAAGCACCAGCTGAGCTGGTACGAGAACATCCCGGTCTTCAGCTACCTGTTCCTGCGCGGCCGTTGCCGCAGCTGCAAGACCCCGATCTCGCCGCAGTACCCGCTGGTGGAACTGATCACCATGCTGGCGGTGCTGGCCTGCGTCTGGCGCTTCGGCTTCGGCTGGCAGGGCTTCGGCGCGATCGTGTTCAGCACCTTCCTGATCGCGCTGTCGGGCATCGACTTCCGCACCAAGCTGCTGCCGGACCAACTGACCTTGCCCTTGATGTGGCTGGGTCTGGTGGCCAGTTCCGACAACCTGTATTTCCCGACCAAACCGGCCTTGCTCGGCGCGATGGCCGGTTATCTGAGCCTGTGGTCGGTGTGGTGGGTGTTCAAACAGCTCACCGGCAAGGAAGGCATGGGCCACGGCGACTTCAAGTTGCTGGCCGCGATCGGCGCCTGGGTCGGGCTCAAGGGCATCCTGCCCACGGTGCTGCTGTCCTCGCTGGTCGGCGCCATCCTGGGCTCGATCTGGCTGGCCGCGCGCGGCAAGGACCGCGCGACCACGATTCCGTTCGGTCCCTATCTGGCCATCGCCGGCTGGATCGTGTTCTTCTGGGGCGAGCTGATCCTGGGCGCGTACACGCAGTACGCCGGATTGCGCTGA
- the coaE gene encoding dephospho-CoA kinase (Dephospho-CoA kinase (CoaE) performs the final step in coenzyme A biosynthesis.) produces the protein MAAFCVGVTGGVASGKSEVTRRFEALGVRVADADLAARAAVAPGSDGLREVVSAFGADVLDADGGLDRAAMRRRVFADETARRRLEAIVHPRVREALRWQCESAPGAYAIAAIPLLAEGGGREAYPWLHRILVVDVPTAVQRARVMARDRVEADLAERMIAAQATRAQRLAIADDVVVNDGPLEALDRHVADLDRRYRALAGG, from the coding sequence ATGGCCGCGTTCTGCGTCGGCGTGACCGGCGGCGTGGCCTCGGGCAAGAGCGAAGTCACCCGCCGTTTCGAAGCCTTGGGCGTGCGGGTCGCCGACGCCGACCTGGCCGCGCGCGCCGCGGTGGCACCCGGTTCGGACGGCCTGCGCGAGGTGGTCTCTGCATTCGGCGCGGACGTGTTGGACGCCGATGGCGGCCTGGACCGCGCGGCCATGCGCCGGCGCGTGTTCGCCGACGAGACCGCGCGCCGCCGCCTGGAAGCCATCGTCCACCCGCGCGTGCGCGAGGCCTTGCGCTGGCAATGCGAATCGGCGCCCGGCGCCTACGCCATCGCCGCGATTCCGCTGTTGGCCGAAGGCGGCGGCCGCGAGGCCTATCCGTGGCTGCACCGGATCCTGGTCGTCGACGTGCCCACCGCGGTGCAGCGCGCGCGGGTGATGGCGCGCGACCGGGTCGAGGCCGATCTGGCCGAACGCATGATCGCGGCCCAGGCCACGCGCGCGCAGCGCCTGGCCATCGCCGACGACGTGGTCGTCAACGACGGGCCGCTGGAGGCGCTGGACCGGCACGTGGCCGATCTGGACCGGCGCTATCGGGCCCTGGCCGGCGGCTGA